In Candidatus Nitronauta litoralis, one DNA window encodes the following:
- the nadB gene encoding L-aspartate oxidase translates to MQYSHDFIVIGSGIAGLTYALKISEFGSVALIAKDALEEGATRYAQGGIASVMADDDSSDLHVSDTLEAGRGLCKEDVVRCIIKEGPAHIRDLIDLGARFNRNPDDSYALGKEGGHSKRRILHAGDLTGWEIESTLIRAVRSKPNIEIFTHHMVVDFITRANLDPKITPGEKDDEVLGLYALSEESGEVNIFVGKATLLATGGAGKVYLYTSNPDTASGDGVSIAWRAGVKIANMEFFQFHPTCLYHPQAKSFLISEAVRGEGAQLILKNGKTFMEDYHPLGCLAPRDVVARAIDYEMKKSGDDCVYLDVTHLEGYRIREHFPNIYKTCLKFGFDMTREPLPVVPAAHYMCGGVVVDLNGQTSLGRLFASGEVCYSGLHGANRLASNSLLEGLVLSHRAAAKAREFAKPDARLEQLQKAIPAWDSGHAVDSDELVIVSHNWDEIRRLMWNYVGIVRTDKRLRRAKRRIDLLMEEITEYYWNFKITRNTLELRNIAVAAQLIIACALERKESRGLHYNLDYPKLQEGPAEDTLVQEFKSRVIVQPEQQQQKSNVEKPHNAN, encoded by the coding sequence ATGCAATATTCCCATGATTTCATCGTTATTGGCAGCGGAATCGCTGGGCTCACCTACGCTCTTAAAATCTCCGAGTTCGGATCGGTAGCCCTCATTGCCAAGGATGCCCTGGAGGAAGGGGCAACCCGATATGCCCAGGGGGGGATCGCCTCCGTCATGGCTGATGATGATTCATCGGACCTCCATGTTTCAGATACCCTGGAAGCAGGACGCGGCCTGTGCAAGGAAGATGTGGTGCGCTGTATCATAAAAGAGGGGCCGGCTCATATACGAGACCTCATCGACCTGGGAGCCCGCTTTAATCGCAATCCAGACGACAGCTATGCCCTCGGAAAGGAAGGCGGACATTCCAAACGCCGCATTCTGCATGCCGGAGACCTCACCGGTTGGGAAATAGAGAGCACACTCATCCGGGCAGTCCGCTCTAAACCCAATATCGAAATTTTTACCCACCACATGGTGGTCGACTTCATCACCCGCGCCAATCTGGATCCGAAAATCACACCGGGTGAAAAGGACGATGAAGTTCTGGGACTGTACGCACTTTCGGAAGAGAGTGGTGAGGTCAATATATTTGTTGGCAAGGCAACCCTTCTTGCTACCGGAGGTGCCGGGAAAGTTTATCTCTATACGTCCAACCCGGACACCGCTTCGGGAGACGGGGTTTCCATTGCCTGGCGTGCCGGTGTAAAAATTGCCAACATGGAATTTTTCCAGTTTCATCCAACCTGTCTTTATCACCCGCAAGCCAAATCGTTTTTAATTTCCGAAGCAGTAAGAGGGGAGGGAGCGCAGCTCATCCTCAAGAACGGTAAAACGTTCATGGAAGATTATCATCCATTGGGTTGCCTGGCTCCGCGTGATGTGGTGGCGCGTGCCATTGATTACGAGATGAAAAAAAGCGGTGATGATTGTGTTTATCTGGACGTCACCCATCTCGAAGGCTACCGCATACGCGAACACTTTCCCAATATCTACAAAACTTGTCTGAAATTCGGATTCGATATGACCCGGGAACCACTGCCTGTGGTTCCGGCTGCGCATTACATGTGCGGTGGGGTTGTGGTCGATCTTAATGGACAAACGTCACTCGGCCGCCTGTTTGCATCTGGAGAAGTGTGTTACTCCGGTTTGCATGGGGCTAACCGGCTGGCATCCAATTCTCTTCTGGAAGGACTGGTCTTGTCGCATCGGGCTGCTGCCAAAGCCCGTGAATTTGCCAAGCCAGACGCCAGGTTGGAACAATTGCAAAAGGCAATCCCCGCCTGGGATAGCGGTCATGCGGTAGACAGCGATGAATTGGTCATCGTCTCGCATAACTGGGATGAAATTCGCCGTCTGATGTGGAATTACGTTGGCATCGTCCGCACAGACAAACGTTTGCGGCGGGCCAAAAGACGGATCGACTTGTTGATGGAAGAGATCACCGAATATTACTGGAATTTTAAAATCACACGAAACACGTTGGAACTGCGCAACATTGCTGTAGCGGCGCAGTTGATCATCGCCTGTGCTCTCGAGCGTAAGGAAAGCCGTGGACTTCATTACAACCTGGATTATCCAAAACTTCAGGAAGGACCAGCCGAAGATACACTGGTGCAGGAGTTCAAGTCACGAGTGATCGTTCAACCCGAACAACAACAGCAAAAAAGTAATGTAGAAAAACCTCACAATGCAAATTAG
- a CDS encoding TIGR00341 family protein: MKIVEVIVDRSYQDITREVVEKHGAEILWEDEQDDRCTYRLLVDSAIRQAFIDELQDHLQSSPRTLILVTPVEAVLPSPKKIPTDPDNKIRSTGTREELYSGIEKNAELTGTYLILVLLSTIVAAIGLVEDNVAVVIGAMVIAPLLGPNIALALAATLGDVPLMLKSLRTSLAGLGLALLLSVLIGWVLPVDLTSEELMSRTVVKLDSIVLALASGGAAVLSLTTGLPSVLVGVMVAVALLPPTATVGMMLGGGHYELASSAALLLAVNVVAVNLSAKVTFLMRGISPRTKDEKLKARQSVEVSLVIWVVTLALLVGVILLKP; the protein is encoded by the coding sequence ATGAAAATTGTCGAAGTGATAGTGGATAGAAGTTATCAGGATATCACCCGTGAAGTGGTGGAAAAGCACGGCGCAGAAATTTTATGGGAAGACGAACAGGATGACCGTTGTACGTATCGTCTGCTCGTAGATTCGGCAATTCGACAGGCCTTTATTGATGAATTGCAGGATCATCTGCAGAGTAGCCCCAGAACCCTGATTCTGGTGACTCCTGTGGAGGCGGTGCTGCCTTCACCTAAAAAAATTCCAACGGACCCCGACAATAAAATTCGCTCAACGGGTACGCGCGAGGAACTGTACAGTGGGATTGAAAAAAATGCCGAACTTACAGGAACCTATCTGATTCTGGTCTTGTTATCCACCATCGTTGCCGCCATTGGCCTGGTCGAAGACAACGTTGCAGTGGTTATCGGAGCTATGGTGATTGCACCTTTACTGGGACCCAATATTGCACTTGCCCTGGCCGCGACATTGGGTGATGTCCCCTTGATGTTGAAGTCTTTAAGAACCTCACTGGCGGGACTGGGGCTGGCTTTGTTGTTGTCGGTATTGATAGGTTGGGTCCTTCCTGTTGATCTGACCAGCGAAGAGTTGATGTCGCGGACAGTCGTCAAACTGGATTCCATTGTGTTGGCACTGGCCTCGGGCGGCGCCGCTGTGTTGTCTCTCACTACCGGACTGCCAAGCGTATTGGTGGGAGTGATGGTTGCTGTTGCCCTATTGCCACCAACTGCTACTGTAGGCATGATGCTGGGCGGTGGGCATTATGAACTGGCAAGTAGCGCGGCTCTTTTGCTTGCAGTGAACGTGGTGGCTGTGAACCTGTCTGCAAAGGTAACCTTTCTGATGCGTGGGATCAGTCCAAGAACAAAGGATGAAAAACT
- a CDS encoding DNA translocase FtsK gives MSDQKPEPTPSSLGRDFTGLLLLGFALFTLVALTSYSAGDPSFNTFASNKIEAKNMGGRVGAYLADGLAQFLGAGAFFFPFITALMGWAVIRGQAFPRWRVVLFFGTLFMISFCALLNVQYPGDPWFGTAAHAGGMTGAYTGPHLITWLNPSGALLVLGVLLFTCTLAMLNISVNALIDGTAGLFRRGFTGLANGAKSAGQGLKQGAFATGSRFMEWRNILRQAKEERTRSRRQNEEPVIVARTPEISRPKPEVKPARKKKVETPEPDFPVREETLVPDENSNYQVPPLGLLNDPEDVIDTARMREELLHNSEVLENKLADFGIEGKVVQVLPGPVITLYEYEPAPGVKVSRILSLTDDLSLAMKAPSVRILAPVPGKSVVGIELPNPNREIVTMKEIMRSDEFKHASSKIAMVLGKDNIGNPVVQDLAQVPHLLMAGSTGSGKSVGINAMICSILLNATPDEVKLIMIDPKMLELSMYDGVPHLIAPVVTNPKKAASALQWAVTEMEARYKAMSETGVRNIKAFNQMVEKMEKERAELEEKQSRQAKYKKKMGPIKPGEPEAENPEEVTEEPLPEVPARLPYVVIIIDELADLMMVASKGVEDCLTRLAQMARAAGIHLIVATQRPSVDVLTGIIKANFPARISYQVTSRVDSRTILDSMGAEKLLGKGDMLFLPPGTSRLRRIHGAMVSDEEINRLLEFIKKQSVKPEYNDDVFEQAALEEEKKVEEEQEYDELYDQALAIVAKERQASISMIQRRLRIGYNRAARIIETMERDEVVGPSDGVKPREVYVNPIALE, from the coding sequence ATGTCAGATCAAAAACCTGAACCAACACCGTCATCACTGGGACGTGATTTTACTGGATTACTCCTGCTGGGCTTTGCCCTGTTCACACTGGTGGCGTTGACTTCTTATTCGGCTGGAGACCCCTCTTTCAACACGTTCGCTTCCAACAAGATTGAAGCTAAAAATATGGGTGGGCGTGTGGGAGCCTATCTTGCAGATGGTCTGGCCCAGTTTCTGGGAGCCGGTGCCTTTTTCTTCCCATTCATCACAGCTTTAATGGGGTGGGCGGTCATCCGCGGTCAGGCTTTTCCGCGGTGGCGGGTGGTGTTGTTTTTCGGGACCCTGTTCATGATTTCCTTCTGTGCCTTATTGAATGTCCAGTATCCCGGTGATCCCTGGTTTGGCACTGCGGCACATGCAGGCGGTATGACCGGAGCTTATACAGGACCTCATCTGATCACCTGGCTCAATCCATCTGGAGCACTATTGGTACTCGGTGTTCTGTTATTCACCTGTACCCTCGCCATGTTGAATATTTCTGTTAATGCTCTGATTGACGGTACAGCGGGATTGTTTCGTCGTGGATTCACCGGGTTGGCCAATGGTGCCAAATCTGCGGGACAGGGTTTGAAGCAGGGCGCATTTGCAACCGGGTCGCGCTTCATGGAATGGCGTAATATTTTGCGTCAGGCCAAAGAGGAACGCACCCGCTCCAGGCGACAGAATGAAGAGCCCGTGATTGTGGCGCGGACACCGGAAATTTCAAGGCCCAAACCGGAAGTTAAACCTGCCAGGAAAAAGAAAGTCGAAACCCCTGAGCCTGATTTTCCGGTTCGTGAGGAGACTCTGGTGCCGGATGAAAATTCAAACTATCAGGTTCCCCCACTGGGTTTGTTAAACGACCCGGAAGATGTGATCGACACGGCACGGATGCGTGAAGAACTGTTGCACAATTCAGAGGTGCTTGAAAACAAACTGGCGGACTTTGGGATCGAAGGAAAAGTTGTGCAGGTGTTGCCGGGTCCGGTGATTACCTTATATGAATATGAGCCTGCTCCCGGTGTGAAGGTCAGTCGAATCCTTTCCCTGACCGACGATCTTTCATTGGCCATGAAAGCCCCCAGTGTGCGTATTCTCGCGCCGGTGCCGGGCAAATCAGTGGTGGGGATTGAACTTCCCAACCCGAATCGCGAGATTGTGACCATGAAAGAAATCATGCGGTCGGATGAATTCAAACACGCATCTTCTAAAATTGCGATGGTTCTTGGCAAGGACAACATTGGCAACCCGGTAGTGCAGGATCTGGCACAGGTGCCTCACCTCTTAATGGCGGGCTCCACCGGTTCGGGGAAATCGGTTGGTATCAATGCGATGATCTGTTCGATTCTGCTCAACGCTACACCGGATGAGGTCAAACTCATCATGATCGATCCCAAAATGCTGGAGCTTTCAATGTACGACGGAGTTCCTCATTTGATTGCGCCGGTAGTGACCAATCCCAAAAAAGCGGCGTCTGCATTGCAGTGGGCGGTCACCGAGATGGAAGCGCGGTATAAGGCAATGTCCGAGACCGGGGTTCGCAACATCAAGGCCTTCAACCAGATGGTTGAAAAAATGGAAAAGGAACGGGCGGAGCTGGAGGAAAAACAATCGCGGCAAGCCAAATATAAAAAGAAAATGGGACCGATCAAACCAGGTGAGCCTGAAGCTGAAAACCCTGAGGAAGTGACCGAGGAACCTCTACCCGAAGTTCCGGCAAGGTTGCCTTATGTTGTTATTATCATCGATGAATTGGCGGACCTCATGATGGTTGCGTCAAAGGGCGTTGAAGATTGTCTGACCCGTCTCGCACAAATGGCGCGGGCTGCCGGTATCCACCTGATTGTAGCGACCCAGCGTCCTTCGGTGGATGTGTTGACCGGGATCATCAAGGCCAATTTCCCCGCCAGGATTTCATATCAGGTCACCTCGCGTGTGGATTCCCGTACAATTTTAGACAGCATGGGTGCCGAAAAACTTTTGGGTAAGGGGGATATGCTGTTTCTGCCACCGGGAACCTCCCGTTTGAGACGCATTCATGGGGCCATGGTCAGCGATGAGGAAATCAATCGGTTGCTGGAATTCATCAAAAAGCAGAGTGTGAAGCCGGAATACAATGATGATGTATTCGAGCAGGCAGCTCTGGAGGAAGAGAAGAAGGTCGAGGAGGAACAGGAGTACGATGAGCTGTACGATCAGGCTCTGGCCATTGTTGCCAAAGAACGGCAGGCCTCAATATCGATGATACAAAGACGACTTCGAATTGGTTATAATAGAGCTGCACGCATTATCGAAACAATGGAGCGCGATGAGGTCGTTGGACCTTCCGACGGCGTAAAACCTCGCGAAGTTTATGTCAATCCGATCGCTTTGGAGTAG
- a CDS encoding TIGR02281 family clan AA aspartic protease, translating to MYKWKDDKGKTHYTDSVSKIPAKYRKGNQRKFKTMRSAPTNFSGGGGMSSRGGSGFSIAIPKTGAEVPLIPMGNGNHAVQVTINGSTNLRLMLDTGASMMVLHPSVAPQLGIRNLDKQPKIVVNTAGGKEMNAIGVLNSVKVGQAMVPDVETTFNSHMDPAGGLLGMTFLNDFRFEIDRQQNLLILKPLREGAGGSYGDRPLTWWTEKYKHYFSGLNRASYFKSQTKIRKERVEQQRMATYYQDLIDRLDRRANQANLPSQFRDPFGNRSQ from the coding sequence ATGTATAAATGGAAAGATGATAAAGGCAAGACTCACTATACCGATAGCGTCTCCAAAATTCCCGCCAAGTATCGAAAAGGCAATCAACGAAAATTCAAAACCATGAGAAGCGCCCCAACCAACTTTTCGGGTGGTGGGGGAATGAGTTCGAGAGGTGGTTCAGGTTTCAGTATTGCCATTCCCAAAACCGGTGCTGAAGTGCCACTCATTCCCATGGGCAATGGTAACCATGCTGTGCAGGTCACGATAAACGGCAGCACCAACCTTCGTTTAATGCTCGACACCGGAGCTTCCATGATGGTACTGCATCCCTCCGTCGCTCCTCAACTGGGTATCCGCAACCTCGACAAACAGCCCAAGATTGTGGTCAACACGGCTGGGGGCAAAGAGATGAACGCAATTGGCGTGTTGAATTCCGTAAAGGTGGGGCAAGCGATGGTGCCTGATGTGGAAACCACCTTTAACTCACACATGGATCCTGCAGGCGGACTTCTGGGTATGACCTTTTTGAACGATTTTCGATTTGAGATCGACCGTCAGCAAAATCTGCTAATTTTGAAACCCCTGCGTGAAGGGGCGGGAGGTTCTTACGGTGACCGACCGTTGACCTGGTGGACCGAAAAATATAAGCATTATTTTTCAGGATTGAACCGTGCCAGTTATTTCAAGTCGCAGACAAAAATCCGCAAGGAAAGAGTGGAACAGCAAAGAATGGCCACATATTACCAGGATTTGATTGACCGACTTGATCGCAGGGCCAATCAGGCCAACCTTCCTTCCCAGTTCCGGGATCCCTTTGGCAACCGCAGCCAATAA
- a CDS encoding MTAP family purine nucleoside phosphorylase, producing MSHEHAVIGGSGAYHLLTRGLLGDEVECRIIETPFGSSAPLHRFGNGENAFWFLSRHGEKDYSVTAPFVNYRANIYALKELEVGRIVAWSGPGIINDRFRPGDFVIPHDLIDETRRRETTFFKNKGWGFIRQKEPFCPEVRWSLHEAVHNLGHQHHEEGVYVCTEGPRLETPAEIRKYRIAGADLVGMTLIPEAFLARELEMCYAPVCYLTNYAEGVVERDFKTGELFEGMQSEKEKTDVDEAISRFPAILARTLALLMDRDRGCHCGRAMQRYRDKGMIGEDWKNWIGA from the coding sequence ATGAGTCACGAGCATGCAGTCATTGGCGGGAGTGGAGCCTACCATCTTTTGACCCGTGGCCTTCTGGGTGACGAGGTCGAATGTCGCATTATTGAAACGCCGTTTGGATCCAGCGCTCCCCTGCACCGTTTTGGAAACGGTGAAAATGCTTTCTGGTTTCTCTCACGTCATGGCGAGAAGGATTACTCCGTCACTGCCCCCTTTGTCAATTACCGCGCCAACATTTACGCACTAAAAGAATTGGAAGTCGGGCGTATTGTCGCCTGGTCGGGACCCGGCATCATCAACGACCGTTTCAGGCCAGGTGATTTTGTCATTCCTCATGATCTCATAGACGAAACCCGTCGTCGCGAGACAACATTTTTTAAAAACAAAGGCTGGGGATTCATCCGTCAGAAGGAACCATTCTGCCCGGAGGTTCGCTGGTCCCTGCACGAAGCCGTGCACAACCTCGGGCATCAGCATCACGAAGAAGGAGTGTATGTCTGCACAGAGGGACCGCGGTTGGAGACTCCTGCAGAGATCAGGAAGTATCGTATCGCTGGAGCCGACCTGGTGGGTATGACGTTAATCCCGGAGGCTTTTCTCGCACGCGAATTGGAGATGTGCTATGCGCCGGTATGTTATCTGACCAACTACGCGGAAGGTGTGGTTGAACGCGATTTTAAAACAGGCGAGTTATTCGAAGGCATGCAATCGGAAAAGGAAAAGACGGATGTTGATGAGGCTATCAGCCGGTTCCCTGCGATCCTGGCCAGAACGCTGGCTTTACTGATGGACCGGGACCGGGGATGCCATTGCGGAAGAGCCATGCAGCGCTATCGGGATAAGGGAATGATAGGCGAAGACTGGAAAAACTGGATAGGCGCCTAA
- a CDS encoding 1-acyl-sn-glycerol-3-phosphate acyltransferase yields MTLLRATLRFLGFLLTQAVFIALAGLLCLILPFGKKWRWRLAAYWGRVWARTCCTVLNIRIRQEGVGLSKGPVLMVSNHIGMPDVFVMGSLFPGFFVAKLDVRKWPLVGWMAGVGGAVFVDRDRRQSTGGLVDQMVVRLEEGITVHLFPEGGAMDGSAIAPFKTPPFEAALRAEVPVQPVVLEYHDNNKPSVACWHEITFTRHLLNILKAPRLEVTACILPTVSGFEKRRELAEEVRKSMISSEQ; encoded by the coding sequence ATGACGCTACTTCGTGCGACCTTACGGTTTCTTGGATTTCTTTTAACGCAGGCGGTGTTTATTGCACTCGCCGGGCTGCTTTGTCTCATCCTCCCTTTTGGGAAAAAATGGCGATGGAGATTGGCCGCCTATTGGGGGCGAGTCTGGGCACGCACTTGCTGCACTGTCTTGAATATACGTATCCGTCAGGAGGGAGTCGGTTTATCTAAAGGGCCAGTGTTGATGGTCTCGAACCATATAGGCATGCCCGACGTTTTCGTGATGGGTTCTTTATTCCCTGGTTTTTTTGTTGCGAAGCTGGATGTACGAAAATGGCCTCTAGTAGGATGGATGGCAGGAGTAGGGGGAGCAGTTTTTGTGGATCGCGACCGACGTCAATCCACTGGAGGTTTGGTTGACCAGATGGTGGTGAGGTTGGAAGAAGGCATTACCGTCCATCTTTTCCCCGAAGGAGGCGCGATGGATGGATCTGCCATTGCTCCCTTTAAAACACCACCCTTTGAAGCGGCACTCCGTGCCGAGGTTCCGGTTCAACCTGTAGTTTTGGAATACCACGATAACAACAAGCCCTCTGTAGCCTGCTGGCATGAGATCACTTTTACCCGGCATCTCCTCAATATCCTGAAAGCACCCCGGCTTGAGGTCACGGCGTGCATCCTCCCTACGGTTTCTGGTTTCGAGAAACGCCGCGAATTGGCGGAGGAGGTGCGAAAATCGATGATCTCCAGTGAACAGTAA
- a CDS encoding gamma carbonic anhydrase family protein: protein MIHSFKGQEPKIHSSAMVMESAHVIGDVEIGEESSVWFNAVVRGDVNYIRIGKRTNIQDGCVLHVARRTLPLIIGDEVTVGHNATLHACTVGTRVLIGMGATVMDGAEIGDNTIVAAGSLVTPNTKIPEGSMVMGSPAKVKRELTEEEKRSVRDSAAHYVGDIETYID from the coding sequence ATGATTCATTCGTTCAAAGGTCAGGAACCCAAAATTCATTCTTCTGCAATGGTGATGGAAAGCGCACACGTAATTGGTGATGTGGAAATTGGTGAAGAGAGCAGTGTCTGGTTCAATGCTGTGGTGCGGGGTGATGTCAATTACATTCGGATTGGAAAACGCACCAATATCCAGGATGGTTGTGTTCTCCATGTGGCACGTCGAACCTTGCCTCTCATCATTGGCGATGAGGTGACCGTTGGGCACAATGCAACCCTGCATGCCTGCACAGTGGGGACACGGGTTCTGATCGGTATGGGGGCTACGGTTATGGATGGTGCAGAGATCGGTGACAATACCATTGTCGCGGCAGGTTCTCTTGTCACTCCCAACACCAAAATTCCGGAAGGCAGCATGGTGATGGGATCGCCCGCAAAGGTCAAGCGAGAGCTCACTGAAGAAGAGAAACGCAGCGTTCGCGATTCCGCTGCCCACTATGTGGGCGACATCGAAACATACATCGATTAA